Proteins encoded by one window of Nocardia goodfellowii:
- a CDS encoding YbaB/EbfC family nucleoid-associated protein: MRDRRAAKGELAGMLDDFQRRMRAVGAVAQQRAQITATATTTDETITVTVNADGQVIDTRFSGDFRAMTPEQLGAAVTAVAQAAAADAARQLQNLLAPIADERARQPKLSDLVAGMPDLQAATPPIPPARMTLADNETDGSEPVAGARSEVAAVPDEAPPQWHFDAAEEAADGAESEVSDRGWG, translated from the coding sequence TTGCGAGACAGGCGCGCCGCCAAGGGCGAACTGGCCGGGATGTTGGATGATTTCCAGCGCCGGATGCGGGCGGTCGGTGCTGTCGCGCAGCAGCGCGCGCAGATCACCGCGACCGCCACCACCACCGACGAAACGATCACGGTCACGGTGAACGCCGACGGCCAGGTGATCGACACCCGATTCTCCGGTGACTTCCGCGCGATGACACCGGAACAACTCGGCGCTGCGGTGACCGCGGTCGCGCAGGCTGCCGCCGCCGACGCCGCCCGGCAACTCCAGAACTTGCTGGCGCCGATCGCGGACGAGCGGGCCCGGCAACCGAAACTGTCCGATCTGGTCGCCGGGATGCCCGATCTGCAAGCCGCGACACCACCCATACCGCCGGCCCGAATGACATTGGCGGACAACGAAACCGATGGTTCCGAGCCGGTTGCCGGTGCGCGCTCGGAGGTGGCCGCCGTCCCCGACGAGGCGCCGCCCCAATGGCATTTCGACGCTGCGGAGGAAGCCGCTGACGGCGCGGAATCCGAAGTGTCGGATAGAGGATGGGGATAA
- a CDS encoding suppressor of fused domain protein, whose translation MSDASGWAAIDDALQRLYGNSRPFHLGTKQPWALGGPDPLDGISIFTRTEPVPHWHYIGYGMSELYEKESSNPEISGWGFEFTVRVAMRAGDAQPPMWAAVLLQSLARYVCDSGKWFEAGHTMKAAGPIGGEDSALRAMAFTLDPELGAIETPHGSVEFLQVVGLTLAEYEAARGGNGAAVLAFLGNQLPLHVTDVGRGTLIGQ comes from the coding sequence GTGAGTGACGCATCAGGATGGGCCGCCATCGACGACGCCCTGCAGCGGTTGTACGGGAATTCGCGACCGTTTCATCTGGGTACGAAGCAGCCGTGGGCGCTCGGCGGACCCGATCCGCTGGACGGCATCAGCATTTTCACGCGTACCGAGCCCGTTCCGCATTGGCACTACATCGGTTACGGGATGTCCGAGCTGTATGAGAAGGAATCGTCGAACCCGGAGATTTCGGGATGGGGGTTCGAATTCACGGTTCGGGTCGCGATGCGGGCGGGTGACGCGCAGCCGCCGATGTGGGCGGCCGTGCTGTTGCAGAGCTTGGCGCGGTATGTGTGCGACAGCGGGAAGTGGTTCGAAGCCGGGCATACGATGAAGGCGGCCGGTCCGATCGGCGGGGAGGACAGTGCCCTGCGCGCGATGGCTTTCACGCTGGATCCGGAGCTCGGTGCGATCGAAACACCGCACGGCAGTGTGGAATTCCTGCAGGTGGTGGGGTTGACTCTGGCGGAGTACGAAGCTGCGCGCGGCGGTAACGGGGCCGCCGTGCTGGCGTTTCTGGGGAACCAGTTGCCGCTGCATGTCACCGATGTCGGTCGCGGAACGCTGATCGGGCAATAA
- a CDS encoding WXG100-like domain-containing protein — protein sequence MGLPFPEWAIDHAWIAGADWPHADEDMLEALGDRLAEVAEVLLGEEVSDAIYTALRSNAAAYAGGDGGSAIEDALRGLLDGGIALTEGFSEAATATYEYSDDIFSAKVQGYIALGWLVAEIAWAVLAGPAGPLIHITALTVAREFFERLGQALVRKIANQLLRLGAHKVPTVVIAHGAAELIEEGITEAAQGTVEELGAQTVLINSGRQDGIDWARVAVNAGVSALAGAGGGLGGHIAHRQFAKIPGLSVNRLGGLTQGLAVGGIAGLTGGVTAALVTGQWDPKALLGGVISGAAPSAVYGWKGTSDHAGVSIAQAAQQMQTQKPWMSAMEAQARADTMVENQHKQVDSQPLSSSERAAAHSAIDRTDQAVTASATTSGDDANPQVNQHARLAMLEQVDGTIQARPEELSPFRLASDGTEPAVQASAHPVGDTSNAAGSGMVPISGTQAGVPATAAPNAAAASGTASSTPANATASPSSAHPSANSSADVETVSAAAEPATTIVHPDSITRDLATTLESFEALIPGLTTQQLDQVAAQLIPPVVAATQQSTGPLRVRFTPQPTNTSSAPRVRVMVTESGKVGVGGHSTMFDLTVPQAAKRTAVQANYHPTFAGNVLAGAVPLSGIPVGVQAAHASEPAAPSGRQPVPTFTASATPVSGSGSESPRLPEPLPTSHPLGLNSPKQLGRHPDQHPQRFDSPPDPPAGPRSGGPDLPGSDPTPEVDPRTATEFQAAIADLVHQNEWLQGGTVRTGLFETDVFGSVRTEFGPNGLVLTIVVNERLLTDRHSLSELVAVHGYSIDQPGRFAAAYLVGQAIADIVGPRVNAKARLELYELCRAIHGDGVDRFVFEAWLDEQFSERCRIDPRAGARRWIKMSVALPESFAARAAGAATPGADVLAAGLVREVEARLAGASPAAPELSVEEHTAKAGMARLVAERYGIRLTDELVNSPFVGVPVMREIVHTVAAAHAFHPDVKPSEISLGDLDRLAETRRYTDGAFDIRLDEATLGDIEQARRQAVMEAAMGEMHGTGADLPNRALAHEFGHVALEYLPELKDYVASHAADRLRTEYQRAEAADSVTFETWLHGQFIPYCFHPDGTLNLEEAFAEAYSAVMWGDPNSGQQSLYDLWREQRETLRGNGGTESHTDDTAFDIQQRLRDSGVEAMLIGGAAANMYRSEPRVTGDTDFVVTGDPSELVARITTGFPEYEVLPQSEGSNQVYAIYLRGPRPGIDLLVAEDMAEQIAVDRAVGGVITVEDMILFKLMALGRGAPQDLDDLVSILRAGHHLDLDYLTARVADEVLDDEWSTAYEEAGLPAPDLPELIGPDVSGVGEIDDIPAGLTDSIVTAINAGGHPRADWSELTERASAPQGEILDGSTPPWNDLTETRLDSGRTAAATANSCVPDSLSQVAADQGDVVDVPDRQPGNLSGVTWRDARPLLRGAELEGFTAANGTGHAALVQGLMTEGGPGAMAWVLDQRATVDQHGVGAHAFTLKYLGEKRFEVDGCPVIYEETDEYGREWFRTEQGDWVSLADLTGGSRDETAATWATVWQGGKVVTGVGDPGARLPDAELRIGRTPDDDAAESGSGPPSPAALARERDQLAARREQVQRERDRVRSRRDHLPATQHLAAEHGLDRAAVERALSPDELTSTLEAMMAREVDDAADPVYSDPDNPFGVTAESSRPGPWHPVPGRALADLQSAAERFNDLEAEVQKLNRRISDLDRRIAAFGPPDRVAAQDLPATAGSAAELARKRAMEARLAEAGGRQVTDSVLYISGADPRIVVIGLPADSPADFDRAFAAALELDSGVSQAIKQDNPNGEAATTVEYRRLVTDLDGRYQLERLPGPAIIVPRNLAVLRGEATDITLWRDSGGDWRAVPIATGNLELTGVVPLVGVPRPNLPPPDPDAEEPADEEPANAGEEPPREYPKRWDEWAPLPTTAAEQWRPFRPSPLERREIPGLNKYASVPVGDAIEAGLLQGLSADDPRPEMLFPKGLPFAPGGDFLDPADAEVTHQDLGENVFHASILSTIFGQNQAFRHPWTLDFVQHRPWLGRFAVWATSRVPSVDPDLNAESRQLWKQVAARTISQNELRERMRTLETRHQRYSAARWLPFFRSAGQYPWFRQGQTNPQPLHDDPLLFQTPDGSFVDYHYPLHHQGQDPISDQDSVDVLAGRHESRDRRSWNHRHQRSNISPESDIDSLREQQKLLQQRWNRLQEWTVEQYNWIDQHRDAVLDRIVEHAVDDPDRYSGGDKRTWIFSTTTDRWVRDHDGSHMPRRPDGSTWLRDTAGAIRPKAELRAALEQVLDHAISNEYRFAADRHRRARLDPVPDFVAALNRLENGVPLRADILMLEDLLHEAGYLAAKPDNTWEDANRNGKTLGFDWDKNRPELNGGDSWDVSREPMPWILDESTRWRPWQHDGRVWRHNVGFRSAWSLFGMFTGRRREGIQYPGLTPPSTAPVNTCVSDSLGRIEADQRDADIYVPPIQPQNPAGFPWRVVRQFLRGARPEGFGGPGDRGHAKLVDGLMRKGRAGAIAWVLDQRTTVDQHGVGAHAYTVKYLGGNSFEVDGRTASYDGTDETGREWFRTENGDRKSLAELVGGTRAETVATWAAMWNDSRVVTGVGDLSTPEPDDRLRIGQAADENPEHRDHAEQARSSPRPPAYEVARPDSAAIPPAPDPDIPFTLGGESR from the coding sequence GTGGGTTTGCCGTTTCCGGAATGGGCGATCGACCACGCGTGGATCGCCGGTGCGGATTGGCCGCACGCCGACGAGGACATGCTCGAGGCACTGGGCGACAGGCTGGCCGAGGTCGCGGAGGTCCTGCTCGGGGAGGAAGTGTCCGACGCCATCTACACCGCCCTCCGATCCAATGCCGCCGCGTACGCGGGCGGAGACGGCGGCTCGGCCATCGAGGATGCGCTGCGCGGGCTGTTGGACGGCGGAATCGCCCTGACGGAAGGCTTTTCCGAGGCCGCCACGGCAACGTATGAGTACAGCGACGATATTTTCAGCGCGAAGGTGCAGGGATACATCGCCCTGGGCTGGCTGGTCGCGGAGATCGCGTGGGCCGTGCTCGCCGGACCGGCCGGGCCCCTCATCCATATCACGGCGCTCACCGTCGCCCGGGAGTTCTTCGAGCGACTGGGCCAGGCGCTGGTGCGAAAGATCGCGAACCAGCTGCTGAGATTGGGTGCCCACAAGGTGCCCACCGTGGTGATCGCGCACGGTGCGGCCGAACTGATCGAAGAAGGAATCACCGAGGCAGCGCAGGGCACGGTCGAGGAACTCGGCGCGCAGACCGTGCTGATCAACTCCGGACGCCAGGACGGCATCGATTGGGCTCGAGTGGCAGTCAACGCCGGGGTTTCGGCGCTCGCCGGCGCGGGCGGCGGACTCGGTGGACACATCGCGCACCGGCAGTTCGCGAAAATTCCAGGACTGTCCGTGAACCGGCTGGGCGGCTTGACGCAGGGGCTCGCGGTCGGCGGGATCGCCGGACTGACCGGCGGCGTCACCGCCGCGCTGGTCACCGGCCAGTGGGATCCGAAAGCCCTTCTGGGCGGGGTCATTTCCGGTGCCGCGCCCAGTGCCGTCTACGGCTGGAAGGGCACCTCCGATCACGCCGGTGTGTCCATCGCGCAGGCCGCCCAGCAGATGCAGACGCAGAAGCCGTGGATGAGTGCGATGGAAGCGCAGGCCCGCGCCGACACGATGGTGGAAAACCAGCACAAGCAGGTAGACAGCCAGCCACTGTCATCGTCGGAACGTGCCGCTGCCCACTCGGCGATCGACCGAACCGATCAGGCTGTGACCGCGTCGGCGACCACCTCGGGCGACGATGCCAATCCGCAGGTGAACCAGCATGCGCGCCTGGCGATGTTGGAACAGGTCGACGGGACGATCCAGGCTCGCCCGGAGGAGTTGTCGCCGTTCCGACTTGCCTCGGACGGGACCGAGCCGGCGGTCCAAGCGTCGGCGCATCCGGTTGGGGACACGTCGAATGCCGCGGGTTCCGGCATGGTGCCGATATCCGGTACGCAGGCCGGGGTACCAGCCACCGCCGCACCGAACGCTGCCGCCGCTTCCGGCACCGCATCGTCCACGCCCGCGAACGCAACCGCGTCGCCGTCCTCCGCGCACCCGTCGGCCAACTCCAGCGCGGACGTCGAAACCGTCAGTGCCGCAGCGGAACCCGCCACAACGATCGTGCATCCCGATTCGATCACCCGTGACCTGGCGACCACCCTCGAGTCTTTCGAGGCCCTGATACCCGGCCTCACCACTCAGCAACTGGATCAGGTTGCGGCCCAGCTGATACCGCCGGTCGTGGCGGCCACACAGCAGTCGACCGGGCCGCTGCGGGTGCGATTCACACCGCAGCCGACAAACACCTCTTCGGCGCCTCGCGTTCGAGTAATGGTCACCGAATCCGGCAAAGTCGGTGTCGGTGGACATTCCACTATGTTCGACCTCACGGTGCCGCAAGCAGCGAAACGTACTGCCGTCCAAGCGAACTACCATCCAACATTCGCCGGAAACGTGTTGGCCGGCGCCGTGCCCCTGAGCGGAATTCCAGTCGGCGTGCAGGCGGCGCACGCATCCGAGCCCGCCGCCCCGTCCGGCAGGCAACCGGTGCCCACCTTCACAGCCTCGGCTACACCCGTTTCCGGCTCCGGCTCCGAAAGTCCGCGTCTACCAGAGCCTTTACCCACCAGCCATCCGCTCGGCCTGAACAGCCCGAAACAGCTTGGACGGCATCCGGATCAACACCCGCAGCGCTTCGATTCCCCGCCGGATCCACCCGCCGGGCCGCGGAGCGGTGGACCCGATCTCCCCGGCAGCGATCCGACGCCCGAGGTGGATCCTCGGACAGCTACTGAATTCCAAGCGGCGATAGCAGATCTCGTCCATCAGAACGAATGGCTGCAAGGCGGCACCGTCCGTACCGGCCTGTTCGAAACCGACGTGTTCGGCTCTGTGCGGACCGAGTTCGGGCCGAACGGTCTCGTGCTGACTATCGTGGTGAACGAACGTCTCCTCACCGACCGGCATTCGCTATCGGAACTAGTTGCAGTGCACGGCTATTCGATAGATCAACCGGGTCGTTTCGCAGCGGCGTATCTGGTCGGACAGGCGATTGCCGATATCGTGGGACCGCGGGTGAACGCGAAGGCCAGGCTGGAACTTTACGAACTGTGCCGCGCCATCCATGGTGACGGGGTCGATCGGTTCGTCTTCGAGGCATGGCTGGACGAGCAGTTCAGCGAGCGCTGCCGGATCGACCCGCGAGCGGGAGCACGACGGTGGATCAAAATGTCTGTGGCGCTCCCGGAGTCGTTCGCGGCCCGAGCCGCCGGTGCCGCGACCCCGGGCGCTGACGTACTAGCCGCCGGGCTGGTTCGGGAAGTCGAAGCCAGGCTTGCCGGTGCCTCCCCGGCGGCACCCGAACTATCGGTCGAGGAGCACACCGCAAAGGCCGGGATGGCCCGGTTGGTGGCGGAACGTTACGGCATCCGGCTGACCGATGAACTGGTGAACTCACCGTTCGTCGGCGTCCCTGTGATGCGCGAGATCGTGCATACCGTCGCGGCGGCACACGCATTCCACCCGGACGTGAAACCGTCGGAGATCAGCCTCGGCGATCTCGACCGGCTTGCCGAAACGCGCCGGTACACCGATGGCGCGTTCGATATCCGCCTGGACGAAGCAACCTTGGGCGATATCGAGCAGGCGCGCCGCCAAGCCGTCATGGAGGCGGCGATGGGCGAAATGCACGGCACCGGTGCAGATCTGCCGAACCGGGCTCTCGCCCACGAATTCGGCCATGTGGCCCTGGAATACCTGCCGGAGTTGAAGGACTACGTCGCCTCCCACGCCGCCGACCGGCTCCGGACGGAATATCAGCGCGCCGAGGCAGCGGACTCCGTCACCTTCGAGACTTGGTTGCACGGACAGTTCATTCCGTACTGTTTCCACCCAGACGGAACGCTGAACCTCGAAGAAGCCTTCGCCGAGGCCTACAGCGCGGTGATGTGGGGTGACCCGAATTCCGGGCAGCAGAGTCTGTACGACCTGTGGCGCGAGCAGCGAGAGACGTTGCGCGGAAACGGTGGTACCGAATCACATACGGACGACACGGCCTTCGATATTCAGCAGCGACTGCGCGATTCGGGCGTCGAGGCGATGCTGATCGGCGGTGCTGCCGCGAATATGTATCGCAGCGAACCGCGCGTGACCGGTGATACGGACTTCGTCGTCACCGGTGATCCGAGCGAGCTCGTCGCCCGGATCACCACGGGTTTCCCGGAGTACGAGGTGCTACCGCAGTCCGAGGGAAGCAACCAGGTGTACGCGATCTATTTGCGCGGGCCGCGGCCCGGGATCGACCTGCTGGTCGCCGAGGACATGGCCGAACAGATCGCGGTGGATCGCGCGGTCGGCGGTGTGATCACCGTCGAGGACATGATTCTCTTCAAGCTCATGGCCCTCGGTCGCGGTGCTCCCCAGGATCTGGACGATCTCGTGTCGATTCTGCGGGCCGGCCACCATCTGGATCTCGACTACCTGACCGCCCGTGTCGCCGACGAAGTGCTCGACGACGAGTGGTCCACGGCGTACGAGGAAGCGGGTCTGCCCGCTCCGGACCTACCGGAGTTGATCGGTCCCGATGTATCCGGCGTGGGCGAAATCGACGATATACCTGCGGGTTTGACGGACTCGATTGTGACCGCGATCAACGCCGGGGGTCATCCGCGAGCAGATTGGTCGGAATTGACCGAGCGGGCGTCAGCACCTCAGGGTGAGATACTCGACGGCTCCACACCGCCGTGGAATGACCTGACGGAAACGCGACTCGACAGCGGCCGGACCGCCGCCGCGACAGCCAACTCCTGTGTGCCCGATTCGCTGAGCCAGGTCGCCGCAGACCAAGGTGACGTGGTGGATGTGCCGGACCGGCAACCGGGCAACCTCTCCGGGGTGACCTGGCGGGACGCTCGGCCGCTGCTGCGCGGCGCTGAGCTCGAAGGGTTCACCGCGGCGAACGGCACCGGTCACGCCGCGCTCGTCCAGGGTCTGATGACCGAAGGTGGTCCGGGCGCGATGGCATGGGTGCTGGACCAGCGAGCGACAGTCGACCAGCACGGTGTGGGCGCACACGCGTTCACGCTGAAGTACTTGGGCGAGAAGCGATTCGAGGTCGATGGGTGCCCCGTGATCTACGAGGAAACCGATGAGTACGGGCGGGAATGGTTCCGGACCGAACAGGGCGACTGGGTATCACTGGCGGATCTGACCGGCGGAAGCCGCGACGAGACGGCGGCAACCTGGGCGACCGTATGGCAGGGCGGCAAGGTGGTCACGGGTGTCGGCGATCCCGGAGCGCGTCTGCCCGATGCGGAGCTGCGTATCGGCCGGACGCCGGATGATGATGCGGCCGAGAGTGGTTCAGGGCCGCCGAGTCCAGCCGCACTCGCTCGCGAGCGGGACCAACTGGCCGCGCGACGCGAACAGGTTCAGCGGGAACGCGATCGAGTCCGCTCGCGGCGAGACCACTTGCCCGCCACTCAACATCTGGCTGCCGAACACGGCCTCGATCGCGCGGCTGTCGAGCGGGCGTTGAGCCCGGACGAGCTGACTTCCACGCTCGAGGCGATGATGGCGCGGGAAGTCGATGATGCCGCGGACCCCGTCTACAGCGATCCCGACAATCCGTTCGGCGTGACGGCGGAATCATCCCGGCCTGGGCCGTGGCATCCGGTGCCCGGTCGCGCGTTGGCCGATTTGCAGTCCGCCGCAGAGCGATTCAATGACCTGGAGGCCGAGGTCCAGAAGCTGAATCGGCGGATCTCCGATCTCGACCGCCGGATCGCCGCCTTCGGACCACCAGACCGGGTTGCCGCCCAAGACCTCCCGGCTACTGCCGGTTCGGCGGCGGAACTGGCCCGGAAGCGCGCGATGGAGGCTCGGCTGGCCGAGGCCGGCGGACGCCAGGTGACCGACTCCGTGCTGTACATATCCGGTGCCGATCCCCGTATCGTCGTGATCGGCTTGCCGGCGGACTCCCCCGCCGACTTCGATCGGGCATTCGCGGCGGCCTTGGAGCTGGATTCCGGTGTCTCACAAGCGATAAAGCAGGACAACCCGAACGGCGAGGCCGCGACCACGGTTGAATATCGGCGGCTTGTCACCGACCTGGACGGCCGGTATCAGCTCGAACGGTTGCCTGGGCCGGCAATCATTGTGCCCCGCAATCTGGCTGTGCTGCGCGGCGAAGCCACCGATATCACCCTGTGGCGTGACAGCGGCGGGGATTGGCGTGCTGTTCCGATCGCGACCGGAAACCTCGAACTGACCGGCGTAGTGCCCCTTGTCGGAGTACCCAGGCCGAACCTGCCGCCGCCCGATCCAGATGCTGAGGAGCCCGCGGATGAGGAGCCTGCGAACGCTGGCGAAGAACCTCCCAGGGAGTATCCGAAGCGGTGGGACGAGTGGGCTCCGCTGCCCACCACCGCCGCCGAGCAGTGGCGACCGTTCAGACCTTCTCCGCTCGAGCGCCGCGAGATCCCCGGCCTCAACAAATATGCCAGCGTGCCCGTCGGAGACGCCATCGAAGCGGGCTTGCTGCAAGGGCTTTCAGCTGACGATCCGCGGCCGGAGATGCTGTTTCCCAAGGGGTTGCCGTTCGCGCCGGGTGGTGACTTCCTCGATCCAGCAGATGCTGAAGTCACGCATCAGGATCTCGGCGAGAACGTGTTCCACGCCTCCATTCTCAGTACGATCTTCGGGCAGAATCAGGCCTTTCGCCATCCCTGGACGCTGGACTTCGTCCAGCACCGCCCATGGCTCGGGCGCTTCGCGGTCTGGGCGACAAGCCGGGTACCGAGCGTCGACCCCGACCTCAATGCGGAAAGCCGGCAGCTGTGGAAGCAGGTGGCTGCTCGCACGATCAGCCAGAACGAACTGCGCGAGCGCATGCGGACGCTGGAAACCCGGCATCAGCGTTATTCAGCCGCCCGCTGGCTACCGTTTTTCCGCTCCGCCGGACAATATCCCTGGTTCCGGCAGGGACAAACGAACCCCCAACCCTTGCACGACGATCCGTTGCTGTTCCAGACACCGGACGGTAGTTTCGTCGACTACCACTACCCGCTGCATCACCAGGGACAGGATCCGATCAGCGACCAGGATTCCGTCGATGTGTTGGCCGGGCGACACGAGTCGCGCGATCGCCGATCCTGGAACCACCGGCATCAGCGCTCGAACATTTCACCGGAAAGCGATATCGATTCACTGCGGGAACAGCAGAAGCTGCTCCAGCAGCGCTGGAATCGTCTGCAAGAGTGGACCGTCGAGCAATACAACTGGATCGATCAGCATCGCGACGCGGTCCTCGACCGCATTGTGGAACACGCGGTGGACGACCCGGATCGGTACTCCGGCGGCGACAAGCGCACCTGGATCTTCTCGACAACCACCGACCGATGGGTGCGCGACCACGACGGTTCGCACATGCCGCGGCGTCCGGACGGCTCCACCTGGTTGCGCGACACAGCGGGCGCTATCCGACCGAAAGCCGAACTGCGGGCAGCCCTCGAACAAGTTCTCGATCATGCGATCAGCAATGAATACCGATTTGCCGCCGATCGGCACCGGCGCGCGCGGCTGGATCCCGTACCGGATTTCGTCGCCGCACTCAACCGCCTGGAGAACGGCGTGCCGCTACGCGCGGACATCCTGATGCTCGAAGATCTCCTGCACGAAGCCGGCTATCTCGCCGCCAAACCCGATAACACCTGGGAGGACGCCAACCGGAACGGGAAGACTCTCGGTTTCGACTGGGACAAGAACCGTCCCGAACTGAACGGAGGCGACAGCTGGGACGTGAGCCGCGAGCCGATGCCTTGGATACTCGATGAATCGACGCGCTGGCGGCCGTGGCAGCACGATGGCCGAGTATGGCGCCACAACGTCGGATTCCGTTCGGCTTGGTCGCTGTTCGGGATGTTCACCGGGCGCCGGCGAGAAGGAATCCAATACCCCGGGCTCACACCGCCGTCAACAGCACCGGTGAACACGTGTGTATCCGATTCACTGGGGCGGATCGAGGCGGATCAGCGGGACGCCGACATTTATGTCCCACCCATCCAGCCACAGAATCCCGCGGGATTCCCATGGCGCGTCGTGCGACAGTTCCTGCGGGGTGCGCGACCGGAAGGGTTCGGCGGGCCAGGCGATCGCGGCCACGCGAAGTTGGTCGACGGCCTGATGCGGAAGGGCAGAGCCGGGGCGATCGCCTGGGTGCTCGACCAGCGCACGACGGTGGACCAGCACGGCGTAGGCGCACATGCCTACACGGTGAAATATCTGGGCGGCAACAGTTTCGAAGTCGACGGCCGGACAGCGTCCTACGACGGGACCGACGAAACCGGCCGGGAGTGGTTCCGCACCGAGAACGGTGACCGGAAGTCGCTGGCCGAGTTGGTCGGCGGCACCCGCGCGGAAACCGTCGCCACCTGGGCGGCAATGTGGAACGACAGTCGAGTCGTCACCGGTGTGGGTGATCTGTCGACGCCCGAGCCCGACGATCGGCTACGCATCGGCCAGGCCGCAGACGAGAACCCGGAGCACCGAGACCACGCGGAACAGGCACGCAGTTCGCCGAGGCCACCCGCCTACGAGGTGGCGAGGCCGGACAGTGCGGCAATACCACCGGCACCCGACCCCGACATCCCGTTCACCCTGGGCGGCGAATCACGCTGA
- a CDS encoding DUF3824 domain-containing protein, protein MSAPQPPNPYNQPGGWQPQQPYGAQQPYGAPQPYGGQQPYGAPQPYGPAGQQPPQYGPPGQQPYGQQFPPPPRNGGNKTLPIVLGGGALLIVIVLVGAFFLFSGEDGGIGGSSKSPREVAEAWVNGTGDKKNLVCKSDLAKLDSVKTTGTVPTNVPKIDSTSTLKSVDVASGASSGTFTTEISVKVAGKTNKQSFTYKLVQESGDWKVCGLTEALLK, encoded by the coding sequence ATGAGCGCACCTCAACCACCCAATCCCTACAATCAGCCCGGCGGGTGGCAGCCCCAGCAGCCCTATGGCGCACAACAGCCTTACGGGGCCCCGCAGCCTTACGGCGGACAGCAGCCCTACGGTGCGCCGCAACCGTACGGACCTGCGGGACAACAGCCTCCGCAGTACGGCCCGCCCGGCCAGCAGCCCTATGGCCAGCAGTTCCCGCCCCCGCCTCGCAACGGCGGCAACAAGACCCTGCCGATCGTTCTCGGTGGCGGCGCCCTTTTGATCGTCATCGTGCTCGTGGGCGCTTTCTTCCTGTTCTCCGGCGAGGACGGCGGCATCGGCGGTTCCTCCAAGAGCCCGCGTGAAGTGGCCGAGGCCTGGGTCAACGGCACCGGCGACAAGAAGAATCTGGTCTGCAAGTCCGATCTGGCGAAGCTCGACAGCGTCAAGACCACCGGCACCGTCCCCACCAACGTGCCGAAGATCGACTCGACGAGCACCTTGAAGAGCGTCGACGTGGCCAGCGGCGCCAGCAGCGGCACCTTCACCACCGAGATCAGCGTGAAGGTCGCCGGCAAGACGAACAAGCAGAGCTTCACCTACAAGCTGGTGCAGGAAAGCGGTGACTGGAAGGTCTGCGGACTGACCGAGGCCCTGCTCAAGTAG
- a CDS encoding ESX secretion-associated protein EspG, translating to MSRRWRFTDLEFVVLWAELREHRLPAPFVYTSRTKFLHEAERAKSQTRENLRARWDRSVEDVLTAVARPDLRITVSGCAAADPEDPRGRIRLHAARSGPRCFVLTQLPGETIWHSGGFTVAEYNALDMADAVVAHLPKCPGGRRAQLTFPTTLQNSDSDYGQSWVRETEVSPETDALGEFSNAPVQRLGIIRIEQGNSRFGPRGIARRALAWRDVADDGRYIITNDDPPVAMGVDTRQLISRLNGEIAWVIRAIKDERAAQPQRT from the coding sequence ATGAGTCGCAGGTGGCGCTTCACGGATCTGGAATTCGTTGTCCTCTGGGCGGAATTGCGCGAACATCGGTTACCGGCGCCGTTCGTCTACACCAGCCGCACCAAGTTCCTGCACGAGGCCGAGCGGGCGAAATCACAGACCCGAGAGAACCTTCGGGCGCGTTGGGATCGATCGGTCGAGGACGTTTTGACCGCGGTGGCCCGGCCCGATCTCAGAATTACGGTGAGCGGATGCGCGGCAGCCGATCCGGAGGATCCGCGCGGCCGGATCCGCCTGCACGCCGCCCGCAGCGGCCCGCGATGCTTCGTCCTCACGCAACTTCCCGGCGAAACGATCTGGCACAGCGGCGGATTCACCGTCGCCGAATACAACGCATTGGACATGGCCGACGCGGTCGTGGCCCATCTGCCGAAATGTCCGGGCGGGCGGCGGGCACAGCTGACCTTCCCCACCACACTTCAGAACAGCGATAGCGACTACGGGCAGTCGTGGGTGCGCGAAACCGAGGTCAGCCCGGAAACCGATGCTCTCGGCGAGTTCTCGAACGCGCCTGTGCAGCGCCTCGGCATCATTCGAATCGAACAGGGAAATTCACGTTTCGGTCCGCGCGGCATCGCCCGGCGAGCACTGGCGTGGCGGGATGTGGCCGACGACGGGCGCTACATCATCACCAACGATGACCCGCCCGTCGCCATGGGAGTCGATACCAGGCAGTTGATCTCCCGGCTCAACGGCGAGATCGCCTGGGTCATCCGGGCAATCAAGGACGAGCGCGCAGCGCAGCCACAGCGCACATGA